A single window of Drosophila suzukii chromosome 3, CBGP_Dsuzu_IsoJpt1.0, whole genome shotgun sequence DNA harbors:
- the LOC108004946 gene encoding trypsin-4 isoform X1, translating to MQKPRVPISLLLLLAGIPLILVEAAIPRQPDSRIVNGREAREGEFPYQLSLRRQTVHICGASILASNWAITAAHCVDGHEQQPREFTLRQGSIMRSTGGTVQPVKAIHKHPAYDRTDMNYDVALLRTSDKALIYPLGKVAPIRLPAVGEAISDSVPAIVSGWGHMSTTNPILSPVLKSTTVLTVNQEKCHNDLRRHGGVTEAMFCAAARNTDACQGDSGGPISSQGTLIGIVSWGVGCADPYYPGVYTRLAHPTIRRWIRLLSKL from the exons ATGCAAAAGCCTCGAGTCCCGATTTCGCTCCTCCTCCTGCTAGCTGGAATCCCTTTGATCCTGGTAGAAGCTGCAATCCCTCGGCAACCTGACAGTCGGATTGTCAATGGACGCGAAGCCAGGGAGGGTGAATTCCCTTACCAACTATCGCTCCGCCGCCAAACGGTTCACATCTGCGGCGCCTCAATCCTGGCCAGCAATTGGGCCATCACCGCCGCTCATTGCGTAGACGGGCATGAGCAGCAGCCGCGGGAGTTCACCCTTCGGCAGGGCAGCATCATGCGTTCCACGGGCGGAACTGTCCAGCCGGTTAAGGCCATCCACAAGCATCCGGCCTACGATCGAACGGACATGAACTACGACGTGGCCCTTTTGCGGACTTCGGACAAGGCACTCATCTACCCGCTTGGCAAAGTGGCTCCCATTCGTCTGCCCGCCGTGGGCGAGGCCATCTCGGACAGCGTGCCCGCGATCGTATCCGGCTGGGGTCACATGAGCACCACCAATCCCATCCTGTCGCCGGTTCTTAAGAGCACAACGGTGCTGACGGTCAACCAGGAAAAGTGTCATAACGATCTGCGACGTCATGGAGGCGTCACCGAAGC AATGTTTTGCGCGGCTGCCAGAAACACAGACGCATGTCAAG GTGACAGCGGAGGTCCGATTAGCTCCCAAGGAACCCTTATCGGAATAGTGTCCTGGGGAGTTGGCTGCGCAGATCCATACTATCCGGGAGTCTATACCCGCCTGGCCCATCCCACTATTCGCCGCTGGATACGCCTGCTCTCAAAATTGTAG
- the LOC108004946 gene encoding trypsin-4 isoform X2, translating into MQKPRVPISLLLLLAGIPLILVEAAIPRQPDSRIVNGREAREGEFPYQLSLRRQTVHICGASILASNWAITAAHCVDGHEQQPREFTLRQGSIMRSTGGTVQPVKAIHKHPAYDRTDMNYDVALLRTSDKALIYPLGKVAPIRLPAVGEAISDSVPAIVSGWGHMSTTNPILSPVLKSTTVLTVNQEKCHNDLRRHGGVTEA; encoded by the exons ATGCAAAAGCCTCGAGTCCCGATTTCGCTCCTCCTCCTGCTAGCTGGAATCCCTTTGATCCTGGTAGAAGCTGCAATCCCTCGGCAACCTGACAGTCGGATTGTCAATGGACGCGAAGCCAGGGAGGGTGAATTCCCTTACCAACTATCGCTCCGCCGCCAAACGGTTCACATCTGCGGCGCCTCAATCCTGGCCAGCAATTGGGCCATCACCGCCGCTCATTGCGTAGACGGGCATGAGCAGCAGCCGCGGGAGTTCACCCTTCGGCAGGGCAGCATCATGCGTTCCACGGGCGGAACTGTCCAGCCGGTTAAGGCCATCCACAAGCATCCGGCCTACGATCGAACGGACATGAACTACGACGTGGCCCTTTTGCGGACTTCGGACAAGGCACTCATCTACCCGCTTGGCAAAGTGGCTCCCATTCGTCTGCCCGCCGTGGGCGAGGCCATCTCGGACAGCGTGCCCGCGATCGTATCCGGCTGGGGTCACATGAGCACCACCAATCCCATCCTGTCGCCGGTTCTTAAGAGCACAACGGTGCTGACGGTCAACCAGGAAAAGTGTCATAACGATCTGCGACGTCATGGAGGCGTCACCGAAGC GTGA
- the LOC108004956 gene encoding glycerophosphodiester phosphodiesterase 1 gives MSFWRWLWLALKMIYQLMCCSVSLILFCFNVFWLFCNLAIPWCTLTLIVVCIASKFVKLQRSPNEKRLLSLLSTPEEWPSYWPIANRAAGFDAPENSKAAIKKCLARGYRNVLLDAGLTSCGEIVVANPKKISVAQQPLAELQKLNIAEQHPMGSQYEAESVASLRQLSDFLEAEAAQTTVFLRLHDNSAMMIDQLQKFMTADETFTQRTVVISRSPLAIYQLRKLKPEIICGLWHETYLSLAILKSSTLITSIYGAVLRNIIVPVIGISVVFLSKDEINFHIADLWRNVGVRPIVYMVNSPNEKRYFQKTMKIQYLTDSLRSEPHLLMKA, from the exons ATGTCCTTCTGGCGTTGGTTGTGGCTGGCCCTAAAAATGATATACCAGCTGATGTGCTGCTCGGTGAGCCTGATCCTTTTCTGCTTCAACGTTTTCTGGCTCTTCTGCAACCTGGCCATCCCGTGGTGCACTCTGACCCTGATCGTCGTCTGCATCGCCTCGAAATTCGTCAAGCTACAGCGAAGTCCCAACGAGAAGCGGCTCCTTAGCCTTCTAAGCACTCCGGAGGAATGGCCCAGTTACTGGCCCATCGCCAACCGGGCGGCCGGCTTCGATGCACCCGAGAACTCCAAGGCAGCGATTAAGAAG TGCCTCGCACGTGGATATCGGAACGTGCTTCTCGATGCCGGCCTCACGTCCTGCGGCGAAATTGTCGTGGCCAACCCCAAAAAGATAAGTGTGGCCCAACAGCCGCTGGCGGAGTTGCAAAAGCTAAACATCGCGGAGCAGCATCCCATGGG GTCGCAGTACGAGGCGGAATCGGTGGCCTCCCTGAGGCAATTATCGGACTTCCTGGAAGCAGAGGCCGCCCAGACCACAGTGTTTCTACGATTGCACGACAACAGCGCCATGATGATTGACCAGTTGCAGAAGTTTATGACCGCCGACGAGACATTCACTCAGCGAACAGTTGTCATTAGTCGCTCACCACTGGCCATTTACCAG CTCCGGAAGCTGAAGCCAGAAATCATTTGCGGTCTATGGCACGAAACCTACTTGTCACTTGCCATCCTCAAATCCTCTACACTTATTACCTCAATCTATGGCGCTGTCTTGCGCAACATCATTGTTCCCGTGATCGGAATAAGCGTGGTCTTTCTCAGCAAAGATGAGATTAACTT CCACATTGCCGATCTGTGGCGCAACGTTGGTGTCCGTCCAATAGTCTATATGGTGAACTCACCCAACGAGAAGCGCTATTTCCAAAAGACTATGAAAATCCAGTATCTAACAGACTCGCTGCGATCAGAACCGCACCTCCTTATGAAGGCCTAA